Proteins found in one Streptomyces sp. CB09001 genomic segment:
- a CDS encoding helix-turn-helix transcriptional regulator encodes MTPEVHHHGTEELCDAGLEIYARALREGHLPSAAVAAAPCLIDHGVLHPAVDDLDRLEPVPPTVMLQRLLRSSEDRIAGERRRGQRLADVFEPLIRLGGPTPSGDEASSLRLLHGKERTGRAITEAMAEGREQLLAIQPHDGLVAPPFHYHEAALERDQAFLDRGGRVRALYQHTVRHAPLIIGRYERLTGDVEARSLNEVTDRLIIVDRTVAFIPASADRSLALEVRHPALIAYFVNTFDRLWHLATPMHPQAVQQPTLNGITARQRAIAALLIEGHTDTDIADRLGMNVRTARVHIAKLAATLGSESRAQLGYLIGRSGILDREG; translated from the coding sequence ATGACCCCAGAGGTGCATCACCACGGAACGGAGGAGCTGTGTGATGCGGGCCTGGAGATCTACGCCCGTGCACTGCGGGAGGGTCACCTTCCCAGCGCCGCGGTGGCGGCGGCACCCTGCCTGATCGACCACGGCGTCCTCCACCCCGCAGTCGACGACCTGGACCGCCTGGAGCCCGTGCCGCCCACCGTGATGCTGCAACGCCTGCTCCGGTCCTCGGAGGACCGCATCGCCGGCGAACGCCGCCGTGGGCAACGCCTCGCGGACGTCTTCGAACCTCTCATACGGCTCGGGGGGCCGACCCCGTCAGGCGATGAAGCCTCTTCCCTGCGGCTCCTCCACGGCAAGGAGCGAACCGGCCGGGCCATCACCGAAGCCATGGCCGAGGGCAGGGAACAGCTCCTGGCGATCCAACCGCACGACGGTCTCGTCGCTCCCCCCTTCCACTACCACGAAGCAGCCCTGGAGAGGGACCAGGCCTTCCTCGACCGCGGTGGCCGCGTCCGCGCCCTGTACCAGCACACCGTCCGCCACGCTCCACTGATCATCGGACGGTACGAGCGCCTGACCGGCGACGTGGAGGCGCGGTCCCTCAACGAGGTGACCGACCGCCTCATCATCGTCGACCGCACCGTCGCCTTCATCCCCGCCAGCGCCGACCGCTCCCTCGCTCTCGAGGTCCGCCACCCCGCCCTCATCGCCTACTTCGTCAACACCTTCGACCGGCTGTGGCACCTCGCCACCCCCATGCACCCCCAGGCCGTCCAGCAGCCCACTCTCAACGGCATCACCGCCCGCCAACGCGCCATAGCCGCCCTGCTCATCGAGGGCCACACGGACACCGACATCGCCGACCGCCTCGGCATGAACGTCCGTACCGCCCGCGTCCACATCGCCAAACTCGCCGCCACCCTCGGCAGCGAGAGCCGGGCTCAGCTCGGGTATCTCATCGGGCGGTCGGGGATTCTCGACCGGGAAGGATGA
- a CDS encoding MerR family transcriptional regulator translates to MDGRRRNPYELTEDTPVYVISVAAQLSGLHPQTLRQYDRLGLVSPDRTAGRGRRYSARDIELLRQVQQLSQDEGINLAGIKRIIELENQVAELQARAAELAAALDGAATAMRQREAAVHASYRRDLVPYQEVQQTSALVVWRPGRRGQSSD, encoded by the coding sequence ATGGACGGTCGTCGACGCAACCCGTACGAACTGACCGAGGACACCCCGGTCTACGTCATCTCGGTGGCGGCCCAGCTCTCCGGCCTGCACCCGCAGACGCTGCGCCAGTACGACCGTCTCGGCCTGGTCTCCCCGGACCGCACCGCCGGCCGCGGCCGGCGCTACTCGGCCCGCGACATCGAACTGCTCCGTCAGGTGCAGCAGTTGTCGCAGGACGAGGGCATCAACCTGGCCGGAATCAAGCGCATCATCGAACTGGAGAACCAGGTCGCCGAGCTCCAGGCCCGCGCGGCCGAGCTGGCCGCCGCCCTCGACGGAGCGGCCACGGCGATGCGCCAGCGCGAGGCCGCAGTACACGCGTCGTACCGCCGTGACCTGGTCCCTTACCAAGAGGTACAGCAGACCAGCGCCCTGGTGGTCTGGCGTCCGGGGCGCCGCGGCCAGTCCTCGGACTGA
- the dnaJ gene encoding molecular chaperone DnaJ, with amino-acid sequence MSTKDFIEKDYYKVLGVPKDATEAEIKKAYRKLARENHPDANKGNVKAEERFKEISEANDILGDPKKRKEYDEARALFGNGGFRPGPGAGGGGTFNFDLGDLFGGGAQGGGGQGGAGGGFGGGLGDVFGGLFNRTGGGPGTGTRTQPRRGQDIESEVTLSFTEAIEGATVPLRMSSQAPCKACSGTGDKNGTPRVCPTCVGTGQVARGSGGGFSLTDPCPDCKGRGLIAEDPCEVCKGSGRAKSSRTMQVRIPAGVSDGQRIRLRGKGTPGERGGPAGDLYVVVHVKEHPVFGRRGDNLTVTVPVTYAEAALGGEVRVPTLGGPSVTLKLPAGTPNGRTMRARGKGAVRKDGTRGDLLVTVEVSVPKDLTGKARDALEAYREATADEDPRAELFQAAKGA; translated from the coding sequence ATGAGCACGAAGGACTTCATCGAGAAGGACTACTACAAGGTTCTCGGCGTCCCCAAGGACGCCACCGAGGCCGAGATCAAGAAGGCGTACCGGAAGCTCGCCCGCGAGAACCACCCGGACGCCAACAAGGGAAACGTCAAGGCGGAGGAGCGCTTCAAGGAGATCTCCGAGGCCAACGACATCCTCGGTGACCCCAAGAAGCGCAAGGAGTACGACGAGGCCCGCGCGCTCTTCGGCAACGGCGGCTTCCGTCCGGGGCCGGGCGCGGGCGGCGGCGGCACCTTCAACTTCGACCTGGGCGACCTCTTCGGAGGCGGCGCCCAGGGCGGGGGAGGCCAGGGCGGCGCCGGCGGCGGTTTCGGCGGCGGCCTCGGGGACGTCTTCGGCGGCCTGTTCAACCGCACCGGCGGCGGACCGGGCACCGGCACGCGCACGCAGCCGCGGCGCGGGCAGGACATCGAGTCCGAGGTCACCCTGAGCTTCACCGAGGCCATCGAGGGCGCGACCGTGCCGCTCAGGATGTCCTCGCAGGCGCCCTGCAAGGCCTGTTCCGGCACCGGCGACAAGAACGGCACCCCGCGCGTGTGCCCGACCTGCGTCGGCACCGGCCAGGTCGCCCGGGGCTCGGGCGGCGGCTTCTCCCTCACCGACCCGTGCCCGGACTGCAAGGGCCGCGGTCTGATCGCCGAGGACCCCTGCGAGGTCTGCAAGGGCTCCGGACGCGCCAAGTCCTCGCGGACGATGCAGGTCCGTATCCCCGCCGGGGTCTCGGACGGGCAGCGCATCCGGCTGCGCGGCAAGGGCACGCCGGGCGAGCGGGGCGGTCCGGCGGGCGACCTGTACGTGGTCGTGCACGTCAAGGAGCACCCCGTCTTCGGCCGCAGGGGCGACAACCTCACCGTCACCGTCCCGGTCACCTACGCCGAGGCGGCCCTCGGCGGCGAGGTCCGGGTCCCGACCCTGGGCGGTCCGTCCGTCACGCTGAAGCTGCCGGCGGGCACGCCCAACGGCCGCACCATGCGGGCCCGGGGCAAGGGCGCGGTCCGCAAGGACGGCACCCGCGGCGACCTCCTGGTCACCGTGGAGGTGAGTGTTCCGAAGGACCTGACGGGGAAGGCTCGTGACGCGCTCGAGGCGTATCGCGAGGCGACCGCGGACGAGGATCCGCGGGCGGAGTTGTTCCAGGCCGCGAAGGGAGCTTGA
- a CDS encoding helix-turn-helix transcriptional regulator, translated as MISNGTNATHPHAVTELCEDGRRLYAGALRTGRILRTDAESAPCLVEFALLHPDPDDAQWLRPVPAVIALAQRLNPIERDIAEQRRRSIALSEVFEPFMALGAQDTAPTHSISVLEGLDRINAALDLATAQCQTEMLTVQPSGSVRSAENRLLEALERDKPLIERGVRIRTLYQHTARYNPERLAYVDQFANGKVEYRTIDELVERLIICDEAVAFIPIRDDRQVALELRHPGLVRYLIKVFEFMWGRAVPLSAGAPYETASDGITGIQHSIAKLLVEGHVDEAIARRLGMNVRTCRAHIAKLASALGSGSRAQLGFLIAQSGILEKEH; from the coding sequence TTGATATCAAATGGGACTAACGCGACACATCCCCATGCGGTTACCGAGCTCTGTGAGGACGGAAGGCGTCTCTATGCGGGCGCTTTGCGAACAGGACGCATATTGCGGACGGACGCCGAGTCGGCTCCGTGTCTGGTGGAGTTCGCGCTGCTTCATCCCGATCCCGACGACGCACAATGGTTGCGTCCTGTGCCTGCGGTGATCGCCCTGGCCCAGCGGCTCAACCCCATCGAGCGCGACATCGCCGAGCAGCGACGGCGCTCCATCGCACTCTCCGAAGTCTTCGAACCGTTCATGGCTCTCGGTGCCCAGGACACCGCCCCCACTCACTCCATCAGCGTGCTGGAGGGCCTGGACCGCATCAACGCGGCTCTCGACCTGGCCACGGCCCAATGCCAGACCGAGATGCTCACCGTTCAACCGAGTGGCAGCGTTCGCAGCGCCGAGAACCGCCTCCTGGAAGCGTTGGAGCGCGACAAGCCGCTGATCGAGAGGGGAGTGCGCATCCGCACCCTCTACCAGCACACCGCGCGGTACAACCCCGAACGACTCGCCTACGTAGACCAGTTCGCAAACGGCAAGGTCGAGTACCGCACCATCGACGAACTCGTCGAGCGGCTCATCATCTGTGACGAGGCTGTCGCTTTCATCCCCATCCGTGACGACCGGCAGGTCGCCCTGGAGCTGCGTCACCCGGGACTGGTGCGCTACCTCATCAAGGTGTTCGAGTTCATGTGGGGCCGCGCGGTGCCGTTGTCCGCCGGCGCCCCCTACGAAACCGCCTCCGACGGCATCACCGGCATCCAGCACTCCATCGCCAAGCTGCTCGTCGAGGGCCACGTCGACGAGGCCATCGCCCGGCGCCTGGGCATGAACGTCCGGACCTGCCGGGCCCACATAGCCAAGCTGGCGTCCGCTCTGGGCAGCGGCAGTCGCGCCCAACTCGGCTTCCTCATAGCCCAGTCCGGGATCCTGGAGAAGGAACACTGA
- a CDS encoding substrate-binding domain-containing protein, which produces MSSRARRTAISVAASLMTFSLASCGMLGASESSDDASPTKGNDLLVGLLLPEKENTRYEQFDYPFFKKKVGELTRDEGIVKYANAEASATKQADQMQQMIEDKVDVIVLDAVDAHAIADGVQKAKDAGIPVIAYDRLAEGPIDAYISFDNELVGEVQGRSLIEALGGDPESSEKIVMMNGSSIDPNAKQFKAGALSELNGKVTIAQSFDTKDWKPENAEANMAEAIEKIGKKNIAGVYSANDGMAGGIIKALEDAGVTDLPPITGQDAELAAVQRIVTGEQYMSVYKSYPQEAENAAEMAVARVQGRDIQFDALARDKVDSPTHKGVPAQLVPVVALTKANIEETVIADDFYKVTDICTAKYADACAELGLK; this is translated from the coding sequence GTGAGCAGCCGTGCCCGTCGAACAGCCATATCCGTGGCCGCGTCCCTGATGACCTTCTCGCTCGCCTCCTGCGGCATGCTGGGCGCGTCGGAGAGCAGCGACGACGCCAGCCCGACCAAGGGCAACGACCTCCTGGTCGGGCTGCTGCTGCCGGAGAAGGAGAACACGCGCTACGAGCAGTTCGACTACCCCTTCTTCAAGAAGAAGGTCGGCGAGCTGACCCGTGACGAGGGCATCGTCAAGTACGCCAACGCCGAGGCCAGCGCCACCAAGCAGGCCGACCAGATGCAGCAGATGATCGAGGACAAGGTCGACGTGATCGTGCTGGACGCGGTCGACGCGCACGCCATCGCGGACGGCGTGCAGAAGGCCAAGGACGCCGGTATCCCCGTCATCGCCTACGACCGGCTGGCCGAGGGCCCGATCGACGCCTACATCTCCTTCGACAACGAGCTGGTCGGCGAGGTCCAGGGCCGCTCGCTCATCGAGGCGCTCGGCGGCGACCCGGAGAGCTCCGAGAAGATCGTCATGATGAACGGCTCGTCCATCGACCCGAACGCCAAGCAGTTCAAGGCGGGCGCGCTGTCCGAGCTGAACGGCAAGGTGACGATCGCCCAGTCCTTCGACACCAAGGACTGGAAGCCGGAGAACGCCGAGGCGAACATGGCCGAGGCGATCGAGAAGATCGGCAAGAAGAACATCGCGGGCGTCTACTCCGCCAACGACGGCATGGCGGGCGGCATCATCAAGGCCCTGGAGGACGCGGGCGTCACCGACCTGCCGCCGATCACCGGCCAGGACGCGGAACTCGCCGCGGTCCAGCGGATCGTCACCGGCGAGCAGTACATGAGCGTGTACAAGTCCTACCCGCAGGAGGCCGAGAACGCCGCGGAGATGGCCGTGGCACGGGTCCAGGGCCGGGACATCCAGTTCGACGCGCTCGCCCGCGACAAGGTCGACAGCCCCACCCACAAGGGCGTCCCCGCCCAGCTCGTCCCCGTCGTCGCCCTCACCAAGGCGAACATCGAGGAGACGGTCATCGCGGACGACTTCTACAAGGTCACCGACATCTGCACGGCCAAGTACGCGGACGCCTGCGCGGAGCTCGGTCTGAAGTAG
- a CDS encoding helix-turn-helix transcriptional regulator, whose amino-acid sequence MAGHGAQEHPHGADRLCAAGDRVYSRAVRRGRVPRQDAEPVPCLLELALLHPDPDDMDWLVPTSPQEVMTRLLRGVHDEVSASQRRVGSAVEAFEWYAGLGRLLQTPAGTESTAIRVLDGLSRIQAAMDEATQACTTEVLTVQPGGIRREHELSEGLHRALALRGRGVRMRDLYTHVARHGQGLLNYLELMGDAVEARTLDEVIDRLILFDRTVAFIPANTDRTMALELRHPALISYLVTVFERLWRLAIPLTVPLPDTGIEGISHREQSIAALLAEGHQDAVIAERLGISVRTARAHIARLSETLGAASRTQLGVRIAQAGLDGSPRSAPAPVILPGRESPTAR is encoded by the coding sequence ATGGCCGGGCACGGGGCTCAGGAGCACCCCCACGGGGCCGACCGGCTGTGCGCGGCCGGGGACCGCGTGTACTCCCGGGCCGTCCGACGCGGCCGGGTGCCGCGCCAGGACGCCGAGCCGGTGCCCTGCCTCCTGGAACTGGCTTTGCTGCACCCCGATCCCGACGACATGGACTGGCTGGTGCCGACCTCCCCGCAGGAGGTCATGACGCGGCTGCTGCGCGGGGTCCACGACGAGGTCAGCGCCAGTCAGCGGCGGGTGGGCTCGGCCGTGGAGGCCTTCGAGTGGTACGCGGGCCTCGGCCGGCTGCTCCAGACCCCGGCCGGCACGGAGAGCACGGCAATCCGGGTCCTCGACGGGCTGTCCCGCATCCAGGCCGCGATGGACGAGGCGACGCAGGCCTGTACGACGGAGGTGCTCACCGTCCAGCCCGGCGGCATCCGGCGCGAGCACGAACTGTCCGAGGGCCTGCACCGGGCGCTGGCGCTGCGCGGGCGCGGGGTGCGGATGCGGGACCTGTACACGCACGTGGCCCGGCACGGGCAGGGCCTGCTCAACTACCTCGAACTCATGGGCGACGCGGTGGAGGCCCGCACCCTGGACGAGGTCATCGACCGCCTCATCCTCTTCGACCGCACCGTCGCCTTCATCCCCGCCAACACCGACCGCACGATGGCACTGGAGCTGCGCCACCCCGCCCTGATCTCCTACCTGGTCACGGTCTTCGAACGCCTCTGGCGCCTCGCCATCCCCCTGACCGTGCCCCTCCCCGACACCGGCATCGAGGGCATCTCCCACCGCGAGCAGTCCATCGCGGCGCTCCTCGCCGAGGGCCACCAGGACGCGGTGATCGCGGAACGCCTCGGCATCAGCGTCCGTACGGCCCGGGCGCACATCGCCCGGCTCTCGGAGACCCTGGGCGCGGCCAGCCGCACGCAGTTGGGCGTCCGCATAGCCCAGGCCGGCCTGGACGGCTCCCCGCGCAGCGCTCCGGCCCCGGTCATCCTTCCCGGTCGAGAATCCCCGACCGCCCGATGA
- the grpE gene encoding nucleotide exchange factor GrpE, with protein sequence MTEETPGFDEKPDVPSGATPDDAEPQAASEEGAAPAGDASENAGLVAQLDQVRTALSERTADLQRLQAEYQNYRRRVERDRVAVKEVAVANLLSELLPVLDDVGRAREHGELVGGFKSVAESLETVIAKMGLQQFGKEGEPFDPTIHEALMHSYAPDVTETTCVAILQPGYRIGERTIRPARVAVAEPQPGAQTVKPAEDATEAQDASGAEDDAGTKESGGPDEG encoded by the coding sequence GTGACCGAGGAGACCCCGGGCTTCGACGAGAAGCCCGACGTCCCCTCCGGCGCCACCCCTGACGACGCCGAGCCGCAGGCCGCCTCCGAAGAGGGGGCGGCCCCGGCCGGGGACGCGAGTGAGAACGCGGGTCTGGTGGCCCAGCTGGACCAGGTGCGCACCGCGCTGAGCGAGCGCACGGCGGACCTCCAGCGCCTCCAGGCCGAATACCAGAACTACCGCCGCCGGGTGGAGCGGGACCGTGTCGCGGTCAAGGAGGTCGCCGTCGCGAACCTCCTGTCCGAGCTGCTTCCCGTGCTCGACGACGTCGGGCGCGCCCGGGAGCACGGCGAACTGGTCGGCGGCTTCAAGTCCGTCGCGGAGTCGCTGGAGACGGTCATCGCCAAGATGGGCCTCCAGCAGTTCGGCAAGGAGGGCGAGCCCTTCGACCCGACGATCCACGAAGCCCTGATGCACTCCTACGCACCGGACGTCACCGAGACGACCTGCGTGGCCATCCTGCAGCCCGGGTACCGGATCGGCGAACGCACCATCCGCCCCGCGCGGGTGGCGGTCGCCGAGCCGCAGCCGGGCGCCCAGACGGTCAAGCCGGCCGAGGACGCCACCGAGGCGCAGGACGCCTCCGGCGCGGAGGACGACGCCGGGACCAAGGAGAGCGGTGGCCCGGACGAGGGCTGA